The following proteins are encoded in a genomic region of Tenebrio molitor chromosome 7, icTenMoli1.1, whole genome shotgun sequence:
- the gfzf gene encoding glutathione S-transferase 1 gives MSLTLYSVSDGPPSLAVRQCLKALNLDYKLINVDFGLGEHMTEEYAKKNPQKEIPVLDDRGFYLGESNAILQYLADKYGQDDKLYPKDLQTRAIVNHRLCFNLSTYYRYISEHVMAPIFFAYSRTPLSLKKVYIALDNFNTYLQRTGTKYAATDNITIADFQLVTATMCLEAINFDFSSYKAVSKWYDTYKKEYPDLWAIVEGGMKEIAEFEKNPPDLSHMDHPIHPVRKN, from the exons ATGTCGTTGACTCTGTATTCCGTTTCCGATGGTCCACCCTCGTTGGCGGTAAGGCAATGTTTAAAAGCCTTGAATCTTGACTATAAGCTTATAAATGTTGATTTTGGATTAGGAGAACACATGACTGAGGAATATGCAAAG AAAAACCCCCAGAAAGAGATTCCAGTTTTGGATGACCGTGGGTTTTACCTTGGCGAAAG CAACGCCATTCTTCAGTATTTGGCAGATAAATACGGCCAAGATGATAAACTTTATCCGAAAGATCTGCAAACTCGGGCAATCGTGAATCACCGATTGTGTTTTAATCTATCCACCTATTACCGTTACATTTCTGAACATGTG ATGGCTCCCATATTTTTTGCTTATTCCAGAACGCCTCTTAGCTTGAAAAAAGTTTACATTGCCCTTGATAACTTCAACACATATCTgcaaagaactggaacaaaaTATGCAGCTACAG ACAACATAACAATCGCCGATTTTCAACTGGTCACGGCCACGATGTGCTTGGAAGCCATCAACTTCGACTTCTCTTCGTATAAAGCAGTCTCGAAGTGGTACGACACATACAAGAAAGAGTACCCAGACTTATGGGCAATTGTTGAAGGCGGAATGAAAGAAATCgcagaatttgagaaaaacCCACCAGATCTGAGTCACATGGATCATCCAATTCATCCAGTCAGAAAGAATTGA
- the LOC138135283 gene encoding uncharacterized protein, producing MKVAVLLAYAVLTTRRVTCAAIQAPLDIISLDDITETDRRHLEYLDSQYYPPRPKRSGDDALNSLKASISHGIKSKLGLLAKGSASTISHFSGSSSGGHGYHHHHDTETYDHHKSLDFWSLKKSILNTLLQAVKAIKGGVIAIKGQLIKGSGYLISAKGKLISSKGEAITNLGKNIATSAVLSPAHGHSADYHHEHYHHSSPDEYGSPSAPGPEYEVPEHHYHHHSPHHEDKPDTDQAGILILKKIPKHESHEHSEHLPAEHKVPDFKKIEHSGPGLGEIIGKFFSASTSLKPGVPAPFDDHDHHHQSDHEHLHSDHDHHHSEHHSDHDHHHSEHHSDHDHHYHSDHSSHSSHEDYHHEEQPSKHHETHHEYAPPAHSDSSDHSKPSSDYGSPFEEAPAFLNLHEYASESKNTAQTATQAPIVNPKPEAQKLQATPITYDEIRPLPTSFSNLGFDTTSFLSNSNNNPSLFLGSFSNKPNVAFPPYPPEAIPSIKPTAPAVNTASLQYGGFSSSGSNNIKFLVPPAADVGPQVFPRQNAFSGVNYYPTHSHPKNHGFVDNTQLSPYNKPPLKRPTRSKNNSSRKRPVYPSPDFMRSLMYELGPNGPKRL from the exons ATGAAG GTAGCAGTTCTGCTGGCCTACGCAGTTCTCACCACAAGAAGGGTCACATGTGCCGCAATACAAGCTCCCCTAGATATAATTTCATTAGATGATATTACAGAAACTGACAGAAGACATTTAGAATACTTAGATAGCCAGTACTACCCTCCTAGACCTAAGAGATCAGGTGACGACGCACTTAATTCGTTAAAAGCGTCAATAAGTCATGGAATTAAATCGAAATTAGGCTTATTAGCCAAGGGTTCGGCCTCGACGATTTCTCATTTCAGTGGGAGCAGCAGTGGTGGTCACGGTTATCATCATCATCACGATACAGAG aCGTATGACCACCACAAGTCGCTCGACTTTTGGTCTCTGAAGAAGTCGATTTTAAACACTCTCCTTCAAGCGGTGAAGGCAATAAAAGGCGGAGTAATAGCCATCAAAGGACAATTGATAAAAGGAAGTGGTTATCTCATATCAGCGAAGGGCAAGTTAATAAGTTCCAAAGGAGAAGCTATAACCAACCTCGGAAAGAATATCGCCACCTCTGCCGTTTTAAGTCCTGCGCACGGTCATTCAGCCG ATTACCACCACGAACATTACCATCACAGTAGTCCAGACGAGTATGGATCACCGTCAGCTCCAGGGCCTGAATACGAGGTGCCAGAGCATCACTACCATCATCATTCGCCACATCACGAAG aCAAACCGGACACCGACCAAGCTGGTATTTTAATCCTGAAGAAAATTCCAAAACACGAAAGCCACGAACATTCCGAGCATCTCCCGGCCGAGCATAAAGTTCCTGACTTCAAAAAGATTGAACATTCGGGGCCTGGTCTCGGTGAAATCATAGGAAAATTCTTTTCTGCTTCCACTTCTCTTAAACCAGGTGTACCTGCACCTTTTGACGACCATGACCATCACCACCAGTCCGACCACGAACATCTTCATTCCGATCACGACCACCATCACTCCGAGCACCACTCCGATCACGACCACCATCACTCCGAGCACCACTCCGATCACGACCACCATTACCATTCCGACCATTCTAGTCATTCATCTCACGAGGATTACCACCACGAGGAACAACCCTCAAAGCACCATGAGACCCATCACGAATATGCACCACCGGCACATTCTGATTCGAGCGATCATTCCAAACCGTCGAGTGATTACGGAAGTCCATTTGAAGAAGCTCCCGCCTTTTTGAACCTACACGAATACGCTTCCGAATCAAAAAATACGGCCCAAACGGCCACTCAAGCACCAATCGTGAATCCTAAACCTGAAGCACAGAAATTGCAAGCAACTCCAATTACCTATGACGAAATCAGACCTTTGCCGACATCGTTTTCGAATCTCGGCTTTGACACGACATCGTTTCTTTCAAATTCTAATAACAATCCAAGTTTATTCCTTGGTTCATTTTCGAACAAGCCAAATGTGGCTTTCCCACCTTATCCTCCAGAAGCCATACCGTCTATAAAACCAACAGCACCAGCAGTAAACACTGCGTCTTTGCAGTATGGAGGATTTTCAAGCTCTGGCTCTAATAACATCAAGTTCTTAGTACCTCCAGCTGCAGACGTAGGACCACAAGTGTTCCCAAGACAGAACGCGTTTAGTGGTGTCAATTATTATCCTACACATTCGCATCCCAAAAATCATGGTTTTGTCGACAATACGCAATTGTCACCTTATAATAAGCCTCCTTTAAAACGACCCACTCgcagcaaaaataattctaGTCGTAAAAGACCAGTGTATCCATCTCCTGACTTCATGAGGTCACTTATGTACGAATTGGGACCTAACGGACCAAAGAGATTATAG
- the LOC138134903 gene encoding uncharacterized protein yields the protein MRFTLIIALTCCLEVAVGKHAKRKQAEKKCYEDICQLGKRDVDVDGKIKKLLSERRYVNTNTTKKVMEPAYSVNARSHSIREERFCRCKKITFRPNFDKKTNMVIVNVDQYQQKLSFEVCKTNQTSFASKILNRWRSVQTWCKQLFTNVRLLYLNNEDELEYKATMIPNGCAHMFTKRKRSKREI from the exons ATGCGTTTTACATTAATAATTGCATTAACCTGTTGC cTTGAAGTGGCTGTCGGTAAACatgcaaaaagaaaacaagcaGAAAAGAAATGTTATGAAGACATCTGCCAGCTGGGAAAAAGAGACGTCGATGTCGATggcaaaataaagaaattactcAGTGAAAGAAGATATGTGAACACAAACACGACTAAGAAAGTTATGGAACCGGCATATTCAGTTAATGCAAGATCACACTCAATTAGGGAGGAAAGATTCTGCAGATGCAAAAAAATCACGTTCCGTCCAAATTTCGATAAGAAAACTAATATGGTTATAGTCAACGTTGATCAGTACCAACAAAAACTTTCGTTTGAAGTTTGCAA AACAAATCAAACTAGTTTTGCAAGTAAGATATTGAATCGGTGGCGGTCCGTTCAAACGTGGTGCAAACAGCTTTTCACTAATGTCCGATTGCTGTATCTGAACAACGAAGACGAACTAGAATATAAGGCGACGATGATACCAAATGGTTGTGCACACATGTTCACGAAACGGAAGAGAAGCAAAAGAGAAATCTAA
- the LOC138134900 gene encoding uncharacterized protein → MNGKFKFCFLLLQLLAHAYTLSLNRYNDRHIPVKRPAMLQMRMGTHQGLKKQGDCFYNICEHVANYPEEMVKNIVEKHTALHSFFGSVIEPANDTVKIFSRIHGEITEPFCKTVDITAAPKLMRDINDVERAIANVKDYTQIIKFQACDFSNGEKCFAGNILDYKTKCEQKYNVIKLVTANVETHALEYQKFQIPSTCVCTYTKMFDD, encoded by the exons ATgaatggaaaatttaaattttgtttcctGTTGTTACAACTACTGGCACATGCG TACACATTATCTCTCAATCGCTACAATGACCGTCACATACCTGTAAAAAGACCTGCCATGTTACAAATGAGAATGGGGACTCATCAAGGGTTGAAAAAACAGGGGGACTGCTTTTATAATATTTGCGAACACGTGGCTAATTATCCTGAAGAGATGGTGAAAAATATTGTCGAAAAACACACAGCCTTGCACTCCTTCTTTGGAAGCGTCATCGAACCGGCTAACGACACGGTGAAGATATTTTCGAGGATACATGGAGAAATCACCGAACCTTTTTGTAAGACGGTGGACATTACCGCCGCCCCCAAATTAATGAGAGATATCAACGATGTCGAAAGAGCCATTGCCAATGTTAAAGATTACACCCAAATCATCAAGTTTCAAGCCTGCGA tttctccaaTGGGGAAAAATGTTTCGCCGGGAATATACTCGATTACAAAACCAAATGCGAACAAAAATATAACGTGATCAAACTTGTTACAGCCAATGTGGAAACCCATGCTCTGGaatatcaaaaatttcaaataccGAGTACTTGCGTTTGTACTTACACCAAAATGTTTGATGATTAA
- the LOC138134901 gene encoding uncharacterized protein, protein MQNKKFVLLLITLLANFAEPESPSRYNKRLVRKTASSPRLRFRKLGDCIFSICEHVASYPENDIKTIIEENKAVHSYFGNIIEPSNTMVVSDRFGGSDYEPFCKTVDISTVPKFMRDVDNVERAIANVAGYHQVVKFQTCDFSNGEECFAGKLVDRNTACVQKFNTVKLLTANVDNKSLEYRKFKIPSTCVCAYVDQ, encoded by the exons ATGCAAAACAAAAAGTTCGTTTTATTGTTGATCACACTGTTGGCAAATTTTGCG GAACCAGAGTCGCCCTCAAGATACAATAAACGTTTAGTCAGAAAGACCGCATCCTCCCCGAGGCTTCGATTCAGAAAATTAGGCGACTGCATTTTCAGTATTTGCGAACATGTAGCCAGTTACCCTGAAAATGACATCAAGACGATTATAGAAGAGAATAAAGCTGTCCACTCTTATTTTGGGAACATAATTGAGCCGTCAAACACAATGGTGGTGTCTGACAGATTTGGCGGATCCGACTACGAACCCTTTTGTAAAACTGTAGACATCAGCACCGTTCCCAAATTTATGAGAGATGTCGATAATGTGGAAAGGGCAATTGCGAACGTTGCCGGTTACCATCAAGttgtaaaatttcaaacttgCGA TTTCAGCAATGGTGAAGAGTGTTTTGCTGGAAAGTTGGTGGATCGAAACACGGCATGCGTACAAAAATTCAACACTGTCAAGCTTCTGACTGCCAATGTAGATAATAAATCTCTGGAAtatcgcaaatttaaaataccgTCTACTTGTGTCTGTGCTTACGTTGATCAGTGA
- the LOC138134840 gene encoding protein spaetzle-like, which yields MAMNGIVKIIVVLLSLTLPISASTDYLYRSTTRPRGRPHMSDTSTRNRYHEGAIETTAHSHLDARSVDKKQREHVNDGPIVYPEASTCTHGLCVNVAGYPKEQIKKLLSRSQFMNSYFQATEEFVNVDNRFNTDEMSLCETKVHTIYPEKANNTMEIEKVIVNVEGHKQGVVFETCVNNGKCKFSSNFPTGYTSFCQQKFIHKRLMVLGDNDKFVFDSFKVPSCCVCTVTRSD from the exons ACGCTTCCCATTAGTGCTTCGACAGACTATCTCTACAGGTCAACCACAAGACCACGAGGGAGGCCACACATGAGTGATACATCGACCAGAAATCGATATCACGAGGGCGCAATTGAAACAACGGCGCATTCACACTTAGATGCAAgaagtgttgacaaaaaacAAAGGGAGCACG taaaCGACGGTCCAATAGTTTACCCAGAGGCCAGCACATGCACCCATGGCTTGTGCGTCAACGTCGCTGGCTACCCAaaagaacaaattaaaaaactacTCAGCAGATCTCAGTTTATGAACAGCTACTTCCAAGCTACCGAAGAGTTCGTCAATGTAGATAATAGGTTTAATACGGATGAGATGTCGTTGTGTGAAACAAAGGTCCATACGATTTACCCCGAGAAAGCCAATAACACGATGGAAATCGAAAAAGTGATTGTCAACGTGGAAGGACACAAACAAGGGGTGGTTTTCGAGACTTGCGT GAACAACGGGAAATGTAAATTTAGCAGCAATTTTCCGACGGGTTACACATCTTTCTGTCAACAAAAATTCATCCACAAGAGGTTGATGGTCTTGGGAGATAACGATAAGTTTGTGTTCGATTCGTTTAAAGTGCCGTCGTGTTGTGTTTGTACAGTGACCAGAAGTGATTAA